Part of the Variovorax sp. PAMC 28711 genome is shown below.
TGGTGGCACGGGCCAGCCAGGCGAAGGCCGCCGCCTCGACCTGCTGGGGCGGCAGGCCGCGCTCGCCCGACGACACGACCTCAACGTCCGGCAGCAGGGCGCGAAGGCGCCCCATCAGGTGCTCGTTGAGTGCGCCCCCGCCGCAAACGATCAGCGTCTTGCTGTCGCTTCCATGGCGCGTGACGCCCGCCGCGCACGTGACCGCGGTCAGTTCGGCCAGCGTCGCTTGAACGTCGGCTGTGCCGGCATGCGCGTGTTCCTGCAGGTGCGCCATCAGCCAGGGCGGGTTGAAAAGATCGCGTCCGGTGCTCTTGGGCGGCGGCCTGGCGAAGTATGGGTCGGCGCACAGGCGCGCCAGCAACCCGGGCAGCACGCACCCGCCTGCAGCCCATGCGCCGCCGGCGTCGTAGGACTGGCCAAGATGACTCTGGGTCCAGTGGTCCATCAGCGCATTGCCGGGGCCGCAGTCGAATCCGAGGATGGTCTGGGCGTCATTGCGCGTTGCAGGGAGCAGGCTCAGGTTCGAGATGCCGCCAAGGTTCAGCACGGCAACCGCTTCGTCCGGATGCGCGAAGAGTGCGCGGTGGAACGCCGGCACCAGCGGTGCGCCCTGACCTCCGGCGGCCACATCGCGCGTGCGGAACTCCGCGACCACGTCGATGCCGGTCAGTTCGGCGAGCAGTGCGGGGTTGTTGATCTGCAGCGTGTAGCCGGTGTCGTCGAACTCGCCGGGGCGATGCCGCACTGTTTGACCGTGAGCCCCGACAGCGATGATGTCCCGGGGCGAAGCGCCGGCTTTCGCGAGCAGTTCGCGCGTGACTTCCGCGTAGACGCGTGCGAGCGCGCTGCCGGCCAGTGCCGCGCGGTGCAGCTCGTCGACGCCGCCCGGGTTGTTCAGAGACAGAAGTTCGGTGCGAAGCGCCATCGAGAAAGGCGCCACCGCGTGACCGTGCACCTGGATGCCGCCGTCCGAGAAGTCTGCGAGGACACCGTCGACGCCGTCGAGCGACGTGCCCGACATCAGACCAATGTAGCGTTCCGTCATGAGCGGAACCGGGTCTGGGTCAGTCGGCGCTCGCCTGGACAACGGAGAACGCCGCTGCCAGTTCGGTGCGGGTGGCGAGTGCCAACTTTTCGAAGGTCGGACGCGACGCGGCGGTAATCGGTGTTCCGCCGTCTTGCTGCGCAATGGTCGACGGATCGGTGTACTCGCCGTTGACGCGGAATTCGAAGTGCAGGTGCGGGCCGGTGGCCCAACCGGTCGCGCCGACGGCGCCGATGAACTGGCTCTGGCTCACGCTCTGGCCGACTTTCACGTCGACCCGGCTCAGGTGGGCGTACACCGTTTCCTGGTTGTTCCGGTGCTTGACGATGATGATGTTGCCGTAGCCGCTCTGCTGGCCCGCAAACTCCACCGTGCCGTCGCCGACGGCGCGCACTGCCGTGCCGGTCGGCGCAGCGAAGTCGACGCCGTTGTGCTGGCGCCAGCTGTTCAGGATGGGGTGCATGCGCATCGCGAAACCGCTGGAAATGCGTGAGAACTCGACGGGCGACGTGAGGAATGCGTGGCGAAGGCTATCTCCGTTCGGACGGTAATAACCGCCCTTTTTGCCCGGTTCCTGGAACCACAGCGCCTGATGGATCTTGCCGTTGCTCTCGAACTCGGCAGACAGCACGCGGCCGGTGCGCATCGACTGACCATCGGCTTCAAAAGTTTCGTAGACCACGGCGAAGCGATCGCCGCGGCGCAGTTGGCGGAAGTCGACGTCGCCGGAGAAGACGTCGGCCAGCTGGCTGGCCACGGCATCGGGAATGCCGGCGTCGTCGGTCGCTGCAAAGAGCGAACTGCGCACGACGCCGCTCGCCAGTCGGCTGCCTGTCGTTAGCGTTTCGGTTTCGCTGCGAAGCGCGAAACCAGTGGCCGTTTTTTCGACCACGACGCGCCTAAAGCCTCCATCGCCATCGGGAATCCAGCGGGCGCTGAGCTTTTGCAGGCGGTTTTCTTGGGACACCTCGGCCGTGACGGTGCGACCGACACGGTTGAACAGCGCTGCGCGGGCTTCGCCGTTGCCGCGAACGAAGGCGGCAGCGGCCGGGTCGGCAATGCCCAAACGCTGCAGCAGGGCCTCGGCCGTGTCGCTGGCGCGTGTGTTCTCGCTGCGGAAGAGCGTGAAGCTGTGGGCGTCGAGCGCATCGGTTTGTGCGGTGACCGGCAGCGGCTTGACCGCTTCGAGCACTTGTTTGACGGGCAGGTCGGCGGCGTCGGGGCCGAGCGACGCCACGGCGAACGCACCACCACCGGCACACATCAGCACCGCGCCGATCGCGGCGGTGATCTGCTTGGGGTAGGTCCGGAACGTGTGGGCCACCCGGGAAGCCAGCAGCTCCTCGGCAGCGAGAATCTTGTCAATCAATCGTCAAAATCCAGATCAGGTTCAGCGAGTCCGTGATGCAGAGGGCCTCGAGACGAAGGCGGCAACACGGTGCGGAAAGAAGCGCCGATTAGAATCCGGCGCTTGGAAAGTCGGGCTGAGTATAGCTTCGGCCCTACGAAAATCAGCCAAAAACACCAATGAATGCCGAGTTTGTTACATCCCCAGATCTGTCCGATGGTGTAGGACGCGCCCTCGAAATTTCCCTCCGCGGCGCTGATGAGCTGCTGCCGAAGGACGAATGGGTGAACAAGCTGGCGCGTTCGGAATCGACCGGCCAGCCGCTGCGCATCAAGCTCGGGCTCGATCCCACCGCACCGGACATCCACATCGGCCACACCGTCGTGTTGAACAAAATGCGTCAGCTGCAGGACTTGGGCCACACCGTCATTTTCCTGATCGGCGACTTCACGACGACCATCGGCGACCCCTCCGGCCGCAACTCGACGCGTCCGCCACTCACGCGCGAGCAAATCGAGGCGAACGCGCAGACTTATTACAAGCAGGCAAGCCTGGTGCTCGACCCGGCCAAAACGGAAATTCGATACAACTCCGAGTGGAGCGATCCGCTCGGCGCCCGCGGGATGATCCAGCTGGCCGCCAAGTACACAGTGGCACGAATGATGGAGCGCGACGACTTCACCAAGCGGTTCAAGGCGGGCCAGTCGATCTCGGTGCACGAATTCCTCTACCCGCTGATGCAGGGCTATGACTCCGTCGCGCTGAAGAGCGACCTGGAGCTCGGCGGCACCGACCAGAAGTTCAACCTGCTGGTCGGCCGCCATCTCCAGCAGGAGTACGGCCAGGAGCCACAGTGCATCCTCACGATGCCGTTGCTCGAAGGTCTCGACGGCGTCGAGAAGATGTCGAAAAGCAAGAACAACTACATCGGCATCAGCGAAGACCCCAACACGATGTTCGCCAAGGTGCTGTCAATTTCAGACACGCTGATGTGGAAGTGGTACACGCTGCTGAGCTTCCAGTCCCTCGCGCAGATCGCGGCGCTCAAGGCCGACATCGCCGCTGGCCGGAATCCGAAGGATGCGAAGGTCGCGCTGGCCAAGGAAATCACCGCCCGCTTCCACAGCGCGGCGGCGGCCGAGGCGGCCGAGCAGGATTTCATCAACCGCAGCAAGGGCGGCGTGCCGGACGAGATTCCGGACCGCAGCGTCGGCGGCGCGCCGCTCGGCATCGGGCAATTGCTCAAGCAAGCCGGACTGGCGGAGTCAAGCGGCGAGGGCAACCGGTTGATCGATGGCGGCGGGGTTCGCATTGATTCGGTGGTGGTCACCGACAAGGGCCTGAAGCTGGCGGCCGGGACCTACGTGGTTCAGGTCGGCAAGCGCAAGTTCGCGCGCGTGACGCTGTCTACCTGACTTCGACCGTCACGCGGCGATTGCGTGGTTCGTCGGTTTCGTCCGCCGTCGGCACCGCAGGGTCGCGTTCGCCGCGGCCCACGGCCTCGATGCGTGACGGCGGGAAGCGGCGCTCGATGAACATCTGGCGCACCTGCTGCGCGCGGCGGCTCGACAACGCATCGTTCTGCAAATCCGTACCGACCGTGTCGGTGTAGCCGGTGATCACAATGTCGCCGCCGCTGCGCGATTCCGCTGCAACCAGCGCTTCCGTCATCGTGCGCTGCGACTCGGTCGTCAGCATCACGCCGCCGCCGTCGAAATAGACGGTGTAGCGCTGTGCGCGCTGCGGCGCGAGATCGAACAGTGTCTTGTTGTCGGCACGGACCTGCGCCGGGTCGGCCTGGTCGACAACGGGTGCACCCGCCGCACCTGTCGGCACGGTCGCGCGTTGATAGGGTTTGTTCAAGAGCTCTTCACCGCCCCTGGAACTCACCACCACGGCCGAGGCACGGCCGTCTTCCTGTGGCAGCAGCACGACCCGCGTAGCGGGCGTCGAGCAGGCCGTCAGCAAGAGCGTCGCCACCACGATGGCCCAGGCGGGCAACCGGTGCCACAACCTCATTGAGCATCTGCCTGCACGATGAAGTCGGTTCCCCGGATGCCGATGGTGACGGTCTGGGTTTCGATGCGGACCGCATCCGGGTGGGTCTTGCCGATCAGGCCGGTGATCATGCGCAGCGTGCCGCGCAGCAATGCGATGACCATGCCGCCGTCCTGCGTGGTGGCGTCAAAGCTGAATTCCTTGAGGTCGAGCCGGGAGGACGGCCCCACGACCAGCGTCGTGCCGTCGCGCAGCACCACGCTCGCAGCGGAATCCTTGCCAGTCACGATGCGCTCGATCGGCGCCACCACGTCACCCGCCGACGCGGGGCGCATCGCCCCGTTCGCGCTCAGCAACTGCACATCGCCACGAACGTTCTTGACGAAGCCGGCGTGCTCGGAAAGCGACGGCGCGGCTGCAGCAGGTGCTGCGCTTTGTGCGGAAGCGAATGCTGCTGCGAGCATCAGCCCGCAAAGGCTTGTCCATGTTCTGAATCTCATTCTGGGCTCCTCTGATCTCATCGTTTCCGGTGCGGGGATGTTAAGTCACCCTGTACGAGCGTCATTCAAAAAAGGCTGGCCCGCCATAATTCGAGCTCTGTGCCACCTTCCGACGCAACCCTTGCATTTTGTGATCGCATGACACCCAAAAGGTTGCTCCAGTTATCGATTGCTGTTGCGCTCGTGACAATCGTCCTCAAGGGAATCGCGGGTTACGTGACAAATTCCATGGGTTTGATTTCAGACGCCATGGAATCGTTCGTGAACCTCGCGAGCGCCATGTTCGCGCTCGCGATGGTCACCATCGCTGCCCGCCCGGCCGACGAGAACCATCCCTATGGTCATCACAAGGCCGAGTACTTTTCTTCCGGCTTCGAAGGCATCCTGATTGTCGGCGCGGCGCTCGCCATCCTCTGGGTGTCGATCGTGCGACTGAGGTCGCCGCAGCCCATCGAGCAGATCGGCTGGGGCCTGTTGCTGTCCATCGTCAGCTCGGGCTTCAACGCGGCGCTGGCCTGGGTCCTGTTCCGTGCGGCCAAAGTGCATCGTTCCATCGCGCTGGAGGCCGATGGCCGCCATCTGGTGACCGATGTCTGGACGTCCGTTGCCGTCGTCGTGGGCATCGTGGCCGTGCATTTCACCGGCTGGCTCTGGCTCGACCCGGTGCTGGCGATCGGGGTGGCGCTCAACATCTTGCGGGAAGGCGCGCACCTCGTCTGGCGTTCGTCGCAAGGGCTGATGGACGCTGCCTTGCCGCCCGAGTCACGGGCCGCCGTTCAGGCCACGCTCGACCGTTTTGCTGCCCAGTCCCCCGACGGCGCACAGCTGCGGTTCGATGACCTCGTGACCCGCAGCGCCGGCCAGCGGTTGTTTGCCGACCTGCACATGCACGCGCCGGGCGACTGGACGCTGGAGCGCGCCGCCGGCCTGCGCGATGCGCTGGAGCAGGCGTTGATGGACGCCGTCCCCGGCCTGCGCGTGACGATCCAGCTGCTGCCGCTGGGAATGGAAGCGCGCGCCGTGCAACTCGCGCCCAACGCATGAAAGCGGTGCTGCAGCGCGTCGCCGAAGCACGCGTCGACATCGCGGGTGACACGGTGGGCGCGATCGGCGCCGGCCTGCTCGTGCTCCTGTGCGCGGAGCGAGGCGACAGCGATGCGCTGGCCGATCGATTGCTCACCAAGCTCCTGAAGCTGCGCATCTTCGCCGACGAGGCCGGGAAGATGAATCGCAGCGTGCAGGACATCGGCGGCGGCTTGTTGATCGTCAGCCAGTTCACGCTGGCCGCCGATGTGAGCGGCGGCAACCGGCCGAGCTTCACGGCCGCGGCCGCGCCGGACGAGGGCCGGCGCCTTTATGAATTGTTCGTCGCGAAAGCGCGCGCTGTGCATCCGGCGGTCGCCACCGGCGTGTTCGCGGCGGACATGCAGGTGCACCTGGTGAACGACGGGCCGGTCACCATCCCGCTGTCGTTTTCGTAGGCGCGCGGATCGGCGTTCACGGCACTCACGGCGCTCAGTACGGGTTGCGAATCCCCAGCCCGGCCAGAATCTCGATCTCGCGCGCTTCCATCTCTTCGGCGTCGGCCTCGCCGGTTTCATGGTCCCAGCCCTGGGCGTGCAGCGTGCCGTGCACGACCATGTGCGCGTAGTGCGCAACCAGCGTCTTGCGCTGTTCTTTCGCCTCGCGGGCGATGACCGGGGCACACAGCACCAGGTCGGCCATGACCAGCGGCGCCTGCGCGTAATCGAAAGTCAGTACGTTGGTCGCGTAATCCTTGCCGCGGAACTCGCGGTTCAGACGCTGGCCTTCGTCGGCGTCCACGATCCGCACGGTGATCTCGCCGTCGGCATCGAGCGCGTGGCGAATCCAGCGCGTCACGCCGTGGCGCGGCAACGCAGCGCGGTGGCGCTCGACGCCCTGGAAGCGCGCGAATTGCAGCGAGAGAGAGAGTTCTGCCAGTGCCATGTCAGCGTGCTGCGGCGCCGGTGGCGCGTCGCTTGCGTGGCCCGTCGTAAGCATCGACGATGCGCGCGACCAGCGGATGCCGCACCACGTCGGCACTCGTGAAATGCGTCGTCGCGATGCCCTTCACGCGGCGCAACACGCGCTCCGCATCGATCAGGCCGCTGAGCTGGCTTTTGGGCAGATCGATCTGGCTGACGTCGCCCGTGACCACCGCCTTGGCGCCGAAGCCGATGCGCGTGAGGAACATCTTCATCTGCGCGGGCGTGGTGTTCTGTGCTTCGTCGAGGATCACGAAGGCGTTGTTCAAGGTGCGGCCGCGCATGAAGGCCAGCGGCGCGATTTCCAGCGCGTTGCGCTCGAAGGCCTTCATGACCTTGTCGTAGCCCATCAGCTCGTAGAGCGCGTCGTACAGCGGGCGCAGGTAGGGGTCGACTTTTTCGGTCAGGTTGCCGGGCAGGAAACCGAGTCGCTCGCCTGCTTCGACCGCCGGCCGGGTCAGTACGATGCGCTGCACCGCGCTCCGTTCCAGTGCATCGACCGCGCAAGCCACCGCGAGGTAGGTCTTGCCCGTGCCGGCCGGCCCGATCCCGAAGGTGATGTCGTGGCTCGCGATGTTCTCGAGGTAGGTGGCTTGCGTCGGGGTGCGCGCGCGCAGGTCGGCGCGTCGGGTGACCAGCATCGGGCCGACTTCGCCTTCCTCGGTCATTCCGGAGTCGCTGGCCAGCGTGAGTTGCACGACGGCCGGATCGATGGCGCGCTCGGCGATTTCGTAGAGCGCCTGCAGCACCTCGATGGCCTGCTCGGCCTTCGCCTTCGGCCCTTCGACCTTGAATTGCTCGTGCCGGTGCGCGACCTTCACGTCCAGAGCCTCTTCGATGCGGCGCAGGTGCTCGTCGAGCGGGCCGCAAAGGTTGACGAGACGGGTGTTGTTGAGGGGTTTGAAAGTGTGGCGAATGATCAAAGGGATAATTCCGGCTCGAAAGACAAGGAACGAAGGCTCGAATGATAGGCAAGTTGACCGGCATCCTCGCCGAACGCAATCCGCCGCAAGTGGTGGTGGACTGCAACGGCGTCGGCTACGAAGTCGATGTGCCGATGAGCACGTTCTACAACCTCCCCCAGACGGGCGGGCGCGTGTCGCTGCTCACGCACTTCGTGGTGCGCGAGGATGCGCAAATCCTCTACGGTTTCGCGACGGCCGAAGAGCGCGCCGCGTTCCGGCAACTCATCAAGATATCGGGTGTCGGCCCGCGCATGGCGCTTGGCGTGTTGTCCGGGTTGAGCGTGGCGGAACTGGCCCAGGTCGTCACGCTCCAGGACGCGGGTCGGCTGGTGAAGATTCCCGGCATCGGCAAGAAGACGGCCGAGCGACTGCTGCTCGAACTCAAGGGCAAGCTCGGTGCCGACATCGCGCTGCAAGGGGGCGCCGCCCACGCCGCGAGCGACGCGCAGGGCGACATCCTCCAGGCGCTGGTCGCCCTCGGCTACAGCGACAAGGAAGCCGCCATCGCCTTGAAGGCGCTGCCGAAGGACGTCGAGGTCAGTGAAGGCATCAAGCTGGCGTTGCGCGCACTCGCGAAGTAGGGCGCCGCGCGATCGTTGCGTATTTCGAGGCGCATCGTCGAATCGACGAGCGCTTGTCGCTCGCGATCGATCGTGCCCATGCAGAGGTATTCGGCCGCGTCCTCGAAACCCTCCACCAGGCCCGTCCGGAGCGCGGGCATCAGGCTTCCCCAGTGAAGCGAGGCACCGGGCGCCAGGCCGACCTGCCGGAAGCTGGCGACGAGCCGCCGGTCCTCGGGTCGGGCGCGGGCATGGGCCAGCGCACGGCACAGGTTGCTGTAGAAAACCGGCGCGACACTTGAGGCGGATTCCCCTCTCTCCAGCAGATCGACAACGGCATCGCTGCCGTCGCCTTCCCAGAGGTCGACGGCCGGCGGGCGGCGCTGTTTCAGCGTGCCTTCCGGCGCGTCCAGAATGATTTCAGCGCGCAGCGCGTCGGCGCCCTCTCGGTCGTTGTCATTGCCATCGACGCGCACGACAAGCCAGACCATGTCGGTGCTCGCCCTGACAGCGGTTCGCCCGTCGAGCGTTTCGGGCACGTCGGCGCTCGGCCCCAGCAGGAGAACATCCGCCCCGCTGCAGACCAGGGCGTCGGGGCCGAATTCGGCAATTTTCTCGGTGTGGGCGTTGTAGAGCCTGGCGCACAGCCGATGCCCGGGATGCAGCCAGCCGGCCGGAAAATGGAGGTGG
Proteins encoded:
- the ruvA gene encoding Holliday junction branch migration protein RuvA, encoding MIGKLTGILAERNPPQVVVDCNGVGYEVDVPMSTFYNLPQTGGRVSLLTHFVVREDAQILYGFATAEERAAFRQLIKISGVGPRMALGVLSGLSVAELAQVVTLQDAGRLVKIPGIGKKTAERLLLELKGKLGADIALQGGAAHAASDAQGDILQALVALGYSDKEAAIALKALPKDVEVSEGIKLALRALAK
- a CDS encoding OmpA family protein; the protein is MRLWHRLPAWAIVVATLLLTACSTPATRVVLLPQEDGRASAVVVSSRGGEELLNKPYQRATVPTGAAGAPVVDQADPAQVRADNKTLFDLAPQRAQRYTVYFDGGGVMLTTESQRTMTEALVAAESRSGGDIVITGYTDTVGTDLQNDALSSRRAQQVRQMFIERRFPPSRIEAVGRGERDPAVPTADETDEPRNRRVTVEVR
- the tyrS gene encoding tyrosine--tRNA ligase yields the protein MNAEFVTSPDLSDGVGRALEISLRGADELLPKDEWVNKLARSESTGQPLRIKLGLDPTAPDIHIGHTVVLNKMRQLQDLGHTVIFLIGDFTTTIGDPSGRNSTRPPLTREQIEANAQTYYKQASLVLDPAKTEIRYNSEWSDPLGARGMIQLAAKYTVARMMERDDFTKRFKAGQSISVHEFLYPLMQGYDSVALKSDLELGGTDQKFNLLVGRHLQQEYGQEPQCILTMPLLEGLDGVEKMSKSKNNYIGISEDPNTMFAKVLSISDTLMWKWYTLLSFQSLAQIAALKADIAAGRNPKDAKVALAKEITARFHSAAAAEAAEQDFINRSKGGVPDEIPDRSVGGAPLGIGQLLKQAGLAESSGEGNRLIDGGGVRIDSVVVTDKGLKLAAGTYVVQVGKRKFARVTLST
- a CDS encoding anhydro-N-acetylmuramic acid kinase → MTERYIGLMSGTSLDGVDGVLADFSDGGIQVHGHAVAPFSMALRTELLSLNNPGGVDELHRAALAGSALARVYAEVTRELLAKAGASPRDIIAVGAHGQTVRHRPGEFDDTGYTLQINNPALLAELTGIDVVAEFRTRDVAAGGQGAPLVPAFHRALFAHPDEAVAVLNLGGISNLSLLPATRNDAQTILGFDCGPGNALMDHWTQSHLGQSYDAGGAWAAGGCVLPGLLARLCADPYFARPPPKSTGRDLFNPPWLMAHLQEHAHAGTADVQATLAELTAVTCAAGVTRHGSDSKTLIVCGGGALNEHLMGRLRALLPDVEVVSSGERGLPPQQVEAAAFAWLARATIRREHGNLASVTGARGGRVLGAIYPA
- the ybeY gene encoding rRNA maturation RNase YbeY, whose translation is MALAELSLSLQFARFQGVERHRAALPRHGVTRWIRHALDADGEITVRIVDADEGQRLNREFRGKDYATNVLTFDYAQAPLVMADLVLCAPVIAREAKEQRKTLVAHYAHMVVHGTLHAQGWDHETGEADAEEMEAREIEILAGLGIRNPY
- a CDS encoding M23 family metallopeptidase — its product is MIDKILAAEELLASRVAHTFRTYPKQITAAIGAVLMCAGGGAFAVASLGPDAADLPVKQVLEAVKPLPVTAQTDALDAHSFTLFRSENTRASDTAEALLQRLGIADPAAAAFVRGNGEARAALFNRVGRTVTAEVSQENRLQKLSARWIPDGDGGFRRVVVEKTATGFALRSETETLTTGSRLASGVVRSSLFAATDDAGIPDAVASQLADVFSGDVDFRQLRRGDRFAVVYETFEADGQSMRTGRVLSAEFESNGKIHQALWFQEPGKKGGYYRPNGDSLRHAFLTSPVEFSRISSGFAMRMHPILNSWRQHNGVDFAAPTGTAVRAVGDGTVEFAGQQSGYGNIIIVKHRNNQETVYAHLSRVDVKVGQSVSQSQFIGAVGATGWATGPHLHFEFRVNGEYTDPSTIAQQDGGTPITAASRPTFEKLALATRTELAAAFSVVQASAD
- a CDS encoding DUF1254 domain-containing protein, encoding MMTGVFGGGTAETQRSLARSVGKAACVYGYPLVELMRMCRLQTMSRFNAIPSGRAPVDTLHHSDHPPTDRGGERAGGLYTTAWIYLGDGPRHLHFPAGWLHPGHRLCARLYNAHTEKIAEFGPDALVCSGADVLLLGPSADVPETLDGRTAVRASTDMVWLVVRVDGNDNDREGADALRAEIILDAPEGTLKQRRPPAVDLWEGDGSDAVVDLLERGESASSVAPVFYSNLCRALAHARARPEDRRLVASFRQVGLAPGASLHWGSLMPALRTGLVEGFEDAAEYLCMGTIDRERQALVDSTMRLEIRNDRAAPYFASARNASLMPSLTSTSFGSAFKAMAASLSL
- a CDS encoding cation diffusion facilitator family transporter; its protein translation is MTPKRLLQLSIAVALVTIVLKGIAGYVTNSMGLISDAMESFVNLASAMFALAMVTIAARPADENHPYGHHKAEYFSSGFEGILIVGAALAILWVSIVRLRSPQPIEQIGWGLLLSIVSSGFNAALAWVLFRAAKVHRSIALEADGRHLVTDVWTSVAVVVGIVAVHFTGWLWLDPVLAIGVALNILREGAHLVWRSSQGLMDAALPPESRAAVQATLDRFAAQSPDGAQLRFDDLVTRSAGQRLFADLHMHAPGDWTLERAAGLRDALEQALMDAVPGLRVTIQLLPLGMEARAVQLAPNA
- a CDS encoding FecR family protein gives rise to the protein MRFRTWTSLCGLMLAAAFASAQSAAPAAAAPSLSEHAGFVKNVRGDVQLLSANGAMRPASAGDVVAPIERIVTGKDSAASVVLRDGTTLVVGPSSRLDLKEFSFDATTQDGGMVIALLRGTLRMITGLIGKTHPDAVRIETQTVTIGIRGTDFIVQADAQ
- the dtd gene encoding D-aminoacyl-tRNA deacylase; translated protein: MKAVLQRVAEARVDIAGDTVGAIGAGLLVLLCAERGDSDALADRLLTKLLKLRIFADEAGKMNRSVQDIGGGLLIVSQFTLAADVSGGNRPSFTAAAAPDEGRRLYELFVAKARAVHPAVATGVFAADMQVHLVNDGPVTIPLSFS
- a CDS encoding PhoH family protein, whose protein sequence is MIIRHTFKPLNNTRLVNLCGPLDEHLRRIEEALDVKVAHRHEQFKVEGPKAKAEQAIEVLQALYEIAERAIDPAVVQLTLASDSGMTEEGEVGPMLVTRRADLRARTPTQATYLENIASHDITFGIGPAGTGKTYLAVACAVDALERSAVQRIVLTRPAVEAGERLGFLPGNLTEKVDPYLRPLYDALYELMGYDKVMKAFERNALEIAPLAFMRGRTLNNAFVILDEAQNTTPAQMKMFLTRIGFGAKAVVTGDVSQIDLPKSQLSGLIDAERVLRRVKGIATTHFTSADVVRHPLVARIVDAYDGPRKRRATGAAAR